In the genome of Cercospora beticola chromosome 2, complete sequence, one region contains:
- a CDS encoding uncharacterized protein (antiSMASH:Cluster_9): MARKKKIKLSQLPSQSGGTIAYRVHRGGATRGGRSAGAGRGGKSTSPSTRPQPAAAAAKEEKKKRRPAPSTITLQKIKKYQESTHLLILSLPFQRLVREIANELIPSGERGAWRWQKSAVIALQEAAEAYLVSVLKDTNILALHAKRTTITQKDMQLQKRLVRDRA; the protein is encoded by the exons ATGgctcgcaagaagaagatcaagctcaGTCAACTACCATCTCAGTCAGGAGGCACCATCGCCTATCGCGTCCATCGTGGTGGTGCTACACGCGGCGGACGCAGCGCAGGAGCAGGCAGAGGCGGCAAATCTACATCCCCTAGCACACGCCcacagcctgctgctgccgcagcgaaggaggagaaaaAGAAGCGCCGCCCTGCGCCTAGCACGA TTACTCTCCAAAAGATCAAAAAGTATCAAGAATCGACACATTTGCTTATCCTTTCTTTGCCATTTCAACGTCTGGTCCGCGAAATCGCAAATGAGCTCATTCCATCAGGTGAGCGAGGGGCCTGGCGCTGGCAAAAGTCAGCTGTTATTGCgctgcaagaagctgcagaagcCTACCTGGTCTCTGTCCTAAAAGACACGAACATACTCG CACTCCACGCAAAACGCACCACCATCACGCAGAAGGACATGCAACTGCAGAAGCGTCTTGTGAGAGACCGCGCATAA
- a CDS encoding uncharacterized protein (antiSMASH:Cluster_9), whose translation MKAQGHAPKSVFVTVVVVGSVLTWICTILRLWTRCKIHRQAGVDDVFITISLGFNIVMCIAMVMADHSGQGTHIWTMTPEGIKQFLFYLWLLIWNYYGAQGFAKLAILYQYLRIFGPVVSFRRACYVAIALSGFYTLWGIVTSMLICYPAAGFWHLDWQHDGRAHCMPMWKVKVPIWFFNAALNMTTDLLISIIPLPVISQLNLPRKQRYMLMGVFCLGGLVCVISIVRLSGLYAIATSDDPTYDNGMAAMWSSMEANLTAIASCLPVLKGLFSKWFPKLFKGTSNGTADRYASDFSGPNHSHLRDTETIGSSGRGVWGKKSTTIHVSTEESAMEEGSPGAKKSEAWGWSEPEAKGGAIQMHTIVERSGSKRKGAGPTARASDESGEALVPPPIDEK comes from the exons ATGAAAGCCCAAGGTCACGCACCGAAATCAGTATTCGTGAccgttgttgtcgttgggAGCGTCCTCACCTGGATCTGCACCATATTGCGATTATGGACGCGATGCAAAATCCACCGCCAGGCCGGGGTCGATGATGTTTTTATCACTATCTCATTGGGCTTT AACATAGTGATGTGTATAGCAATGGTCATGGCAG ATCATAGTGGCCAGGGCACGCATATCTGGACAATGACACCGGAAGGTATCAAACAATTTTTGTTCTACCTCTGGCTACTGATCTG GAACTATTACGGAGCTCAGGGCTTCGCCAAGTTGGCCATTCTCTACCAGTATCTGCGAATATTTGGGCCTGTTGTCAGTTTCCGTCGCGCTTGCTACGTCGCCATCGCCTTGTCTGGATTCTACACTCTGTGGGGCATCGTCACTTCAATGCTGATCTGCTACCCGGCCGCTGGCTTCTGGCATTTGGACTGGCAGCACGATGGCAGAGCGCATTGTATGCCGATGTGGAAGGTCAAGGTTCCTATCTG GTTCTTCAACGCAGCTCTCAACATGACGACCGATCTGTTGATATCAATCATACCGCTCCCAGTAATTTCACAGTTGAATCTTCCTCGAAAACAACGCTACATGCTTATGGGCGTTTTTTGCCTCGGAGGCCTCGTCTGCGTCATCTCCATTGTTCGCCTCTCGGGTCTCTATGCCATCGCCACGTCCGACGACCCCACCTATGACAATGGCATGGCAGCCATGTGGTCATCTATGGAAGCCAATCTCACAGCAATCGCGTCCTGCCTTCCGGTGCTTAAGGGACTTTTTAGTAAATGGTTTCCAAAATTATTCAAAGGCACATCGAATGGAACCGCAGACCGCTATGCTTCGGATTTCAGTGGCCCGAATCATTCGCATCTGCGGGACACGGAGACTATCGGGAGTTCGGGACGAGGTGTATGGGGAAAGAAGAGCACGACCATTCATGTTAGCACGGAGGAGTCGGCTATGGAGGAGGGTAGTCCAGGGGCGAAGAAGTCGGAGGCTTGGGGATGGTCTGAGCCAGAGGCGAAAGGAGGGGCGATTCAAATGCATACCATTGTTGAAAGATCGGGGTCGAAGCGGAAAGGGGCTGGTCCCACGGCGAGGGCGTCGGATGAGAGTGGGGAGGCCTTGGTTCCGCCACCGATAGACGAAAAATGA